CATGTCAAAAAAAAAGCGGCATTCGCCACTTTTCAACTATCCAAAAGTAAGCGCAGAGACATGCTGTCAAACCTATCGTTAGTTGGCGGGTTTGCTGCGCAGGCCCAGAAGCGCACTACTGCACAGAACTGCGCTAAATCCTCATTATATGCTTGACCCGTACCCGTGATGTGACATAATGTCGTTCAGCGACGCACCATGGAACCCACGACCGATCGCCCCGTAGCTATTCTCGCCTTTTCAGGCGCCATTCGGCCGCATGACGTCTATGAATTAGAAGATAATCTGGCAAGCCTGGGAAACAAAGGCACTTACAAGGTTATCGCCGATCTGAGCCGCGTTGAGCACCTGAGCAGCTCGGCGCTTGGCGTGCTCGCACGTTTTTCTGAATTGTGCCGTGCCCACCACGGCGAACTA
The sequence above is a segment of the Turneriella parva DSM 21527 genome. Coding sequences within it:
- a CDS encoding STAS domain-containing protein; protein product: MEPTTDRPVAILAFSGAIRPHDVYELEDNLASLGNKGTYKVIADLSRVEHLSSSALGVLARFSELCRAHHGELRLVVTEPGVLNLLQVTMLDKVFEIYASLEEAEEDF